In the Neomonachus schauinslandi chromosome 13, ASM220157v2, whole genome shotgun sequence genome, one interval contains:
- the RALGDS gene encoding ral guanine nucleotide dissociation stimulator isoform X7: MAREARPTVPRARKGWVFFACVSVVTARRWAIARRATLRSPTPWPAPVPAAATESCTQEIGEELVNGVIYSISLRKVQAHHGTNKGQRWLGCENEAALNLYETCKVRTVKAGTLEKLVEHLVPAFQGSDLSYVTIFLCTYRAFTTTQQVLDLLFKSRYGRRDALTASSRYGCILPYSDEDDGPQDQLKKAISSILGTWLDQYSEDFCQPPDFPCLKQLVAYVQLNMPGSDLERRAHLLLAQLELAEPTEAEPEGEKTGALSPAPAPAPVLKTAPELEPALAATLLPTPEPDAAPEPAPEPDAAPEPAPEPDAAPEPAPEPAPEPDAAPEPAPAPEPPWPSPVAAENDLNEKPHLLAFPPDLVAEQFTLMDAELFKKVVPYHCLGCIWSQRDKKGKEHLAPTVRATVTQFNSVANCVITTCLGDRSVTARDRARVVEHWIEVARECRVLKNFSSLYAILSALQSNSIHRLKKTWEEVSRDSFRIFQKLSEIFSDENNYSLSRELLIKEGTSKFATLEMNPKRAQKRPKETGVIQGTVPYLGTFLTDLVMLDTAMKDYLYGRLINFEKRRKEFEVIAQIKLLQSACNNYSIAPEEHFGAWFRAMERLSETESYNLSCELEPPSESASNTLKAKKNTAIVKRWSDRQVPSTELSTSGSSHSKSCDQLRCGPYLSSGDIADALSVHSAGSSSSDVEEINMSFVPESPDGQEKKPPPRPWPPHAPTSAPSLGSAATAARGRCTTSRWATAASSASAWTWTTATCTRASWRRREAGEEAVTTPGGGPWRQPAVSDHGCRSG; encoded by the exons ATGGCCCGGGAAGCCAGGCCCACTGTGCCCAGGGCCAGGAAGGGCTGGGTATTCTTCGCCTGTGTCTCTGTGGTGACTGCCAGGCGCTGGGCCATTGCCCGCCGCGCCACTCTCCGAAGCCCCACACCTTGGCCGGCGCCCGTGCCGGCCGCAGCCACGGAG AGCTGCACGCAGGAGATCGGTGAGGAGCTGGTCAACGGGGTCATCTACTCCATCTCCCTGCGAAAGGTGCAGGCGCACCACGGCACCAACAAGGGCCAGCGCTGGCTTGGG TGTGAAAACGAGGCCGCCCTGAACCTGTATGAGACCTGCAAGGTGCGGACGGTGAAGGCAGGCACGCTGGAGAAGCTGGTGGAGCACCTGGTGCCTGCCTTCCAGGGCAGCGATCTCTCCTACGTCACCATCTTCCTGTGCACCTACCGAGCCTTCACCACCACCCAGCAGGTCCTGGACCTGCTGTTCAAAAG CAGGTACGGTAGACGTGACGCCCTCACGGCCTCCTCTAGATACGGATGCATCCTCCCTTACTCTGATGAGGACGATGGACCCCAGGACCAGTTAAAAAA GGCCATCTCCTCCattctgggcacctggctggacCAGTACTCGGAGGACTTCTGTCAGCCCCCAGATTTTCCCTGCCTCAAGCAGCTGGTGGCCTATGTGCAGCTCAACATGCCCGGTTCCGACCTGGAGCGCCGTGCCCACCTTCTGCTGGCCCAGCTGGAGCTCGCAGAGCCCACGGAGGCTGAGCCCGAGGGTGAGAAGACCGGAG CTTTGTCACCTGCTCCAGCTCCAGCACCAGTTCTAAAAACAGCTCCAGAACTAGAGCCAGCTTTAGCAGCAACTCTCCTGCCCACTCCAGAGCCAGACGCGGCTCCAGAACCAGCTCCAGAGCCAGACGCGGCTCCAGAACCAGCTCCAGAGCCAGATGCGGCTCCAGAACCAGCTCCAGAACCAGCTCCAGAGCCAGACGCGGCTCCAGAACCAGCTCCAGCACCTGAGCCTCCCTGGCCTTCACCTGTGGCTGCAGAAAATGACCTGAATGAGAAGCCTCACCTCTTGGCCTTCCCTCCCGACCTGGTGGCAGAGCAGTTTACCCTGATGGATGCG GAGCTGTTCAAGAAGGTGGTGCCCTACCACTGCCTGGGCTGCATCTGGTCCCAGCGGGACAAGAAGGGCAAGGAGCACCTGGCTCCCACCGTCCGTGCCACCGTCACCCAGTTCAACAGCGTGGCCAACTGCGTCATCACCACCTGCCTGGGGGACCGGAGTGTGACGGCCCGGGACAGGGCCAGGGTGGTGGAGCACTGGATCGAGGTGGCCAGG GAGTGCCGCGTCCTCAAGAACTTCTCGTCACTCTACGCTATCCTGTCAGCCCTGCAGAGTAACTCCATTCACCGGCTGAAGAAGACGTGGGAGGAAGTTTCCAG GGACAGCTTCCGAATCTTTCAGAAGCTGTCGGAGATCTTCTCAGATGAGAACAACTattcgctgagcagagagctgctCATCAAG GAGGGGACTTCCAAGTTTGCCACCCTGGAGATGAACCCCAAGAGAGCTCAGAAGCGGCCAAAGGAGACG GGTGTCATCCAGGGCACCGTTCCCTACCTGGGCACGTTCCTCACAGACCTGGTGATGCTGGACACTGCCATGAAAGACTATCTGTAT GGGAGACTGATCAACTTcgagaagaggaggaag GAATTCGAAGTGATCGCCCAGATCAAGCTGCTCCAGTCAGCATGCAACAATTACAGCATCGCACCCGAGGAGCACTTTGGGGCCTGGTTCCGGGCCATGGAGCGGCTCAGTGAGACGGAGAG CTACAACCTATCGTGCGAGCTGGAGCCCCCCTCCGAGTCGGCCAGCAACACCCTCAAGGCCAAGAAGAACACGGCCATTGTCAAGCGCTGGAGCGA CCGCCAGGTCCCCAGCACGGAGCTCAGTACAAGCGGCAGCTCCCACTCCAAGTCCTGTGACCAGCTCAGGTGCGGCCCCTACCTCAGCAGCGGGGACATCGCCGACGCCCTCAGTGTCCACTCAGCCGGCTCGTCCAGCTCTGACGTGGAGGAGATCAACATGAGCTTTGTCCCAGAGTCCCCCGACGGTCAGGAAAAAAAG cctccacCACGCCCGTGGCCGCCACACGCACCCACAAGCGCTCCGTCTCTGGGGTCTGCAGCTACAGCTGCTCGCGGCCGCTGTACAACCAGCAGGTGGGCGACCGCTGCATCGTCCGCGTCAGCCTGGACGTGGACAACGGCAACATGTACAAGAGCATCCTG gaggcGCAGGGAAGCCGGTGAGGAGGCAGTGACCACGCCAGGCGGGGGGCCGTGGAGGCAGCCAGCAGTGTCAGACCATGGATGTCGTTCAGGGTGA
- the RALGDS gene encoding ral guanine nucleotide dissociation stimulator isoform X6, whose translation MAREARPTVPRARKGWVFFACVSVVTARRWAIARRATLRSPTPWPAPVPAAATESCTQEIGEELVNGVIYSISLRKVQAHHGTNKGQRWLGCENEAALNLYETCKVRTVKAGTLEKLVEHLVPAFQGSDLSYVTIFLCTYRAFTTTQQVLDLLFKSRYGRRDALTASSRYGCILPYSDEDDGPQDQLKKAISSILGTWLDQYSEDFCQPPDFPCLKQLVAYVQLNMPGSDLERRAHLLLAQLELAEPTEAEPEGEKTGALSPAPAPAPVLKTAPELEPALAATLLPTPEPDAAPEPAPEPDAAPEPAPEPDAAPEPAPEPAPEPDAAPEPAPAPEPPWPSPVAAENDLNEKPHLLAFPPDLVAEQFTLMDAELFKKVVPYHCLGCIWSQRDKKGKEHLAPTVRATVTQFNSVANCVITTCLGDRSVTARDRARVVEHWIEVARECRVLKNFSSLYAILSALQSNSIHRLKKTWEEVSRDSFRIFQKLSEIFSDENNYSLSRELLIKEGTSKFATLEMNPKRAQKRPKETGVIQGTVPYLGTFLTDLVMLDTAMKDYLYGRLINFEKRRKEFEVIAQIKLLQSACNNYSIAPEEHFGAWFRAMERLSETESYNLSCELEPPSESASNTLKAKKNTAIVKRWSDRQVPSTELSTSGSSHSKSCDQLRCGPYLSSGDIADALSVHSAGSSSSDVEEINMSFVPESPDGQEKKVLGVDLPVVPGDLRHQLGLQQHLLLLSLHHARGRHTHPQALRLWGLQLQLLAAAVQPAGGRPLHRPRQPGRGQRQHVQEHPGNQPR comes from the exons ATGGCCCGGGAAGCCAGGCCCACTGTGCCCAGGGCCAGGAAGGGCTGGGTATTCTTCGCCTGTGTCTCTGTGGTGACTGCCAGGCGCTGGGCCATTGCCCGCCGCGCCACTCTCCGAAGCCCCACACCTTGGCCGGCGCCCGTGCCGGCCGCAGCCACGGAG AGCTGCACGCAGGAGATCGGTGAGGAGCTGGTCAACGGGGTCATCTACTCCATCTCCCTGCGAAAGGTGCAGGCGCACCACGGCACCAACAAGGGCCAGCGCTGGCTTGGG TGTGAAAACGAGGCCGCCCTGAACCTGTATGAGACCTGCAAGGTGCGGACGGTGAAGGCAGGCACGCTGGAGAAGCTGGTGGAGCACCTGGTGCCTGCCTTCCAGGGCAGCGATCTCTCCTACGTCACCATCTTCCTGTGCACCTACCGAGCCTTCACCACCACCCAGCAGGTCCTGGACCTGCTGTTCAAAAG CAGGTACGGTAGACGTGACGCCCTCACGGCCTCCTCTAGATACGGATGCATCCTCCCTTACTCTGATGAGGACGATGGACCCCAGGACCAGTTAAAAAA GGCCATCTCCTCCattctgggcacctggctggacCAGTACTCGGAGGACTTCTGTCAGCCCCCAGATTTTCCCTGCCTCAAGCAGCTGGTGGCCTATGTGCAGCTCAACATGCCCGGTTCCGACCTGGAGCGCCGTGCCCACCTTCTGCTGGCCCAGCTGGAGCTCGCAGAGCCCACGGAGGCTGAGCCCGAGGGTGAGAAGACCGGAG CTTTGTCACCTGCTCCAGCTCCAGCACCAGTTCTAAAAACAGCTCCAGAACTAGAGCCAGCTTTAGCAGCAACTCTCCTGCCCACTCCAGAGCCAGACGCGGCTCCAGAACCAGCTCCAGAGCCAGACGCGGCTCCAGAACCAGCTCCAGAGCCAGATGCGGCTCCAGAACCAGCTCCAGAACCAGCTCCAGAGCCAGACGCGGCTCCAGAACCAGCTCCAGCACCTGAGCCTCCCTGGCCTTCACCTGTGGCTGCAGAAAATGACCTGAATGAGAAGCCTCACCTCTTGGCCTTCCCTCCCGACCTGGTGGCAGAGCAGTTTACCCTGATGGATGCG GAGCTGTTCAAGAAGGTGGTGCCCTACCACTGCCTGGGCTGCATCTGGTCCCAGCGGGACAAGAAGGGCAAGGAGCACCTGGCTCCCACCGTCCGTGCCACCGTCACCCAGTTCAACAGCGTGGCCAACTGCGTCATCACCACCTGCCTGGGGGACCGGAGTGTGACGGCCCGGGACAGGGCCAGGGTGGTGGAGCACTGGATCGAGGTGGCCAGG GAGTGCCGCGTCCTCAAGAACTTCTCGTCACTCTACGCTATCCTGTCAGCCCTGCAGAGTAACTCCATTCACCGGCTGAAGAAGACGTGGGAGGAAGTTTCCAG GGACAGCTTCCGAATCTTTCAGAAGCTGTCGGAGATCTTCTCAGATGAGAACAACTattcgctgagcagagagctgctCATCAAG GAGGGGACTTCCAAGTTTGCCACCCTGGAGATGAACCCCAAGAGAGCTCAGAAGCGGCCAAAGGAGACG GGTGTCATCCAGGGCACCGTTCCCTACCTGGGCACGTTCCTCACAGACCTGGTGATGCTGGACACTGCCATGAAAGACTATCTGTAT GGGAGACTGATCAACTTcgagaagaggaggaag GAATTCGAAGTGATCGCCCAGATCAAGCTGCTCCAGTCAGCATGCAACAATTACAGCATCGCACCCGAGGAGCACTTTGGGGCCTGGTTCCGGGCCATGGAGCGGCTCAGTGAGACGGAGAG CTACAACCTATCGTGCGAGCTGGAGCCCCCCTCCGAGTCGGCCAGCAACACCCTCAAGGCCAAGAAGAACACGGCCATTGTCAAGCGCTGGAGCGA CCGCCAGGTCCCCAGCACGGAGCTCAGTACAAGCGGCAGCTCCCACTCCAAGTCCTGTGACCAGCTCAGGTGCGGCCCCTACCTCAGCAGCGGGGACATCGCCGACGCCCTCAGTGTCCACTCAGCCGGCTCGTCCAGCTCTGACGTGGAGGAGATCAACATGAGCTTTGTCCCAGAGTCCCCCGACGGTCAGGAAAAAAA AGTTCTGGGAGTCGACCTCCCAGTCGTCCCCGGAGACCTCCGGCATCAGCTCGGCCTCCAGCagcacctcctcctcctcagcctccacCACGCCCGTGGCCGCCACACGCACCCACAAGCGCTCCGTCTCTGGGGTCTGCAGCTACAGCTGCTCGCGGCCGCTGTACAACCAGCAGGTGGGCGACCGCTGCATCGTCCGCGTCAGCCTGGACGTGGACAACGGCAACATGTACAAGAGCATCCTG GTAACCAGCCAAGATAA
- the RALGDS gene encoding ral guanine nucleotide dissociation stimulator isoform X8 yields MAREARPTVPRARKGWVFFACVSVVTARRWAIARRATLRSPTPWPAPVPAAATESCTQEIGEELVNGVIYSISLRKVQAHHGTNKGQRWLGCENEAALNLYETCKVRTVKAGTLEKLVEHLVPAFQGSDLSYVTIFLCTYRAFTTTQQVLDLLFKSRYGRRDALTASSRYGCILPYSDEDDGPQDQLKKAISSILGTWLDQYSEDFCQPPDFPCLKQLVAYVQLNMPGSDLERRAHLLLAQLELAEPTEAEPEGEKTGALSPAPAPAPVLKTAPELEPALAATLLPTPEPDAAPEPAPEPDAAPEPAPEPDAAPEPAPEPAPEPDAAPEPAPAPEPPWPSPVAAENDLNEKPHLLAFPPDLVAEQFTLMDAELFKKVVPYHCLGCIWSQRDKKGKEHLAPTVRATVTQFNSVANCVITTCLGDRSVTARDRARVVEHWIEVARECRVLKNFSSLYAILSALQSNSIHRLKKTWEEVSRDSFRIFQKLSEIFSDENNYSLSRELLIKEGTSKFATLEMNPKRAQKRPKETGVIQGTVPYLGTFLTDLVMLDTAMKDYLYGRLINFEKRRKEFEVIAQIKLLQSACNNYSIAPEEHFGAWFRAMERLSETESYNLSCELEPPSESASNTLKAKKNTAIVKRWSDRQVPSTELSTSGSSHSKSCDQLRCGPYLSSGDIADALSVHSAGSSSSDVEEINMSFVPESPDGQEKKPPPRPWPPHAPTSAPSLGSAATAARGRCTTSRWATAASSASAWTWTTATCTRASW; encoded by the exons ATGGCCCGGGAAGCCAGGCCCACTGTGCCCAGGGCCAGGAAGGGCTGGGTATTCTTCGCCTGTGTCTCTGTGGTGACTGCCAGGCGCTGGGCCATTGCCCGCCGCGCCACTCTCCGAAGCCCCACACCTTGGCCGGCGCCCGTGCCGGCCGCAGCCACGGAG AGCTGCACGCAGGAGATCGGTGAGGAGCTGGTCAACGGGGTCATCTACTCCATCTCCCTGCGAAAGGTGCAGGCGCACCACGGCACCAACAAGGGCCAGCGCTGGCTTGGG TGTGAAAACGAGGCCGCCCTGAACCTGTATGAGACCTGCAAGGTGCGGACGGTGAAGGCAGGCACGCTGGAGAAGCTGGTGGAGCACCTGGTGCCTGCCTTCCAGGGCAGCGATCTCTCCTACGTCACCATCTTCCTGTGCACCTACCGAGCCTTCACCACCACCCAGCAGGTCCTGGACCTGCTGTTCAAAAG CAGGTACGGTAGACGTGACGCCCTCACGGCCTCCTCTAGATACGGATGCATCCTCCCTTACTCTGATGAGGACGATGGACCCCAGGACCAGTTAAAAAA GGCCATCTCCTCCattctgggcacctggctggacCAGTACTCGGAGGACTTCTGTCAGCCCCCAGATTTTCCCTGCCTCAAGCAGCTGGTGGCCTATGTGCAGCTCAACATGCCCGGTTCCGACCTGGAGCGCCGTGCCCACCTTCTGCTGGCCCAGCTGGAGCTCGCAGAGCCCACGGAGGCTGAGCCCGAGGGTGAGAAGACCGGAG CTTTGTCACCTGCTCCAGCTCCAGCACCAGTTCTAAAAACAGCTCCAGAACTAGAGCCAGCTTTAGCAGCAACTCTCCTGCCCACTCCAGAGCCAGACGCGGCTCCAGAACCAGCTCCAGAGCCAGACGCGGCTCCAGAACCAGCTCCAGAGCCAGATGCGGCTCCAGAACCAGCTCCAGAACCAGCTCCAGAGCCAGACGCGGCTCCAGAACCAGCTCCAGCACCTGAGCCTCCCTGGCCTTCACCTGTGGCTGCAGAAAATGACCTGAATGAGAAGCCTCACCTCTTGGCCTTCCCTCCCGACCTGGTGGCAGAGCAGTTTACCCTGATGGATGCG GAGCTGTTCAAGAAGGTGGTGCCCTACCACTGCCTGGGCTGCATCTGGTCCCAGCGGGACAAGAAGGGCAAGGAGCACCTGGCTCCCACCGTCCGTGCCACCGTCACCCAGTTCAACAGCGTGGCCAACTGCGTCATCACCACCTGCCTGGGGGACCGGAGTGTGACGGCCCGGGACAGGGCCAGGGTGGTGGAGCACTGGATCGAGGTGGCCAGG GAGTGCCGCGTCCTCAAGAACTTCTCGTCACTCTACGCTATCCTGTCAGCCCTGCAGAGTAACTCCATTCACCGGCTGAAGAAGACGTGGGAGGAAGTTTCCAG GGACAGCTTCCGAATCTTTCAGAAGCTGTCGGAGATCTTCTCAGATGAGAACAACTattcgctgagcagagagctgctCATCAAG GAGGGGACTTCCAAGTTTGCCACCCTGGAGATGAACCCCAAGAGAGCTCAGAAGCGGCCAAAGGAGACG GGTGTCATCCAGGGCACCGTTCCCTACCTGGGCACGTTCCTCACAGACCTGGTGATGCTGGACACTGCCATGAAAGACTATCTGTAT GGGAGACTGATCAACTTcgagaagaggaggaag GAATTCGAAGTGATCGCCCAGATCAAGCTGCTCCAGTCAGCATGCAACAATTACAGCATCGCACCCGAGGAGCACTTTGGGGCCTGGTTCCGGGCCATGGAGCGGCTCAGTGAGACGGAGAG CTACAACCTATCGTGCGAGCTGGAGCCCCCCTCCGAGTCGGCCAGCAACACCCTCAAGGCCAAGAAGAACACGGCCATTGTCAAGCGCTGGAGCGA CCGCCAGGTCCCCAGCACGGAGCTCAGTACAAGCGGCAGCTCCCACTCCAAGTCCTGTGACCAGCTCAGGTGCGGCCCCTACCTCAGCAGCGGGGACATCGCCGACGCCCTCAGTGTCCACTCAGCCGGCTCGTCCAGCTCTGACGTGGAGGAGATCAACATGAGCTTTGTCCCAGAGTCCCCCGACGGTCAGGAAAAAAAG cctccacCACGCCCGTGGCCGCCACACGCACCCACAAGCGCTCCGTCTCTGGGGTCTGCAGCTACAGCTGCTCGCGGCCGCTGTACAACCAGCAGGTGGGCGACCGCTGCATCGTCCGCGTCAGCCTGGACGTGGACAACGGCAACATGTACAAGAGCATCCTG GTAA
- the RALGDS gene encoding ral guanine nucleotide dissociation stimulator isoform X5, producing the protein MAREARPTVPRARKGWVFFACVSVVTARRWAIARRATLRSPTPWPAPVPAAATESCTQEIGEELVNGVIYSISLRKVQAHHGTNKGQRWLGCENEAALNLYETCKVRTVKAGTLEKLVEHLVPAFQGSDLSYVTIFLCTYRAFTTTQQVLDLLFKSRYGRRDALTASSRYGCILPYSDEDDGPQDQLKKAISSILGTWLDQYSEDFCQPPDFPCLKQLVAYVQLNMPGSDLERRAHLLLAQLELAEPTEAEPEGEKTGALSPAPAPAPVLKTAPELEPALAATLLPTPEPDAAPEPAPEPDAAPEPAPEPDAAPEPAPEPAPEPDAAPEPAPAPEPPWPSPVAAENDLNEKPHLLAFPPDLVAEQFTLMDAELFKKVVPYHCLGCIWSQRDKKGKEHLAPTVRATVTQFNSVANCVITTCLGDRSVTARDRARVVEHWIEVARECRVLKNFSSLYAILSALQSNSIHRLKKTWEEVSRDSFRIFQKLSEIFSDENNYSLSRELLIKEGTSKFATLEMNPKRAQKRPKETGVIQGTVPYLGTFLTDLVMLDTAMKDYLYGRLINFEKRRKEFEVIAQIKLLQSACNNYSIAPEEHFGAWFRAMERLSETESYNLSCELEPPSESASNTLKAKKNTAIVKRWSDRQVPSTELSTSGSSHSKSCDQLRCGPYLSSGDIADALSVHSAGSSSSDVEEINMSFVPESPDGQEKKFWESTSQSSPETSGISSASSSTSSSSASTTPVAATRTHKRSVSGVCSYSCSRPLYNQQVGDRCIVRVSLDVDNGNMYKSILEAQGSR; encoded by the exons ATGGCCCGGGAAGCCAGGCCCACTGTGCCCAGGGCCAGGAAGGGCTGGGTATTCTTCGCCTGTGTCTCTGTGGTGACTGCCAGGCGCTGGGCCATTGCCCGCCGCGCCACTCTCCGAAGCCCCACACCTTGGCCGGCGCCCGTGCCGGCCGCAGCCACGGAG AGCTGCACGCAGGAGATCGGTGAGGAGCTGGTCAACGGGGTCATCTACTCCATCTCCCTGCGAAAGGTGCAGGCGCACCACGGCACCAACAAGGGCCAGCGCTGGCTTGGG TGTGAAAACGAGGCCGCCCTGAACCTGTATGAGACCTGCAAGGTGCGGACGGTGAAGGCAGGCACGCTGGAGAAGCTGGTGGAGCACCTGGTGCCTGCCTTCCAGGGCAGCGATCTCTCCTACGTCACCATCTTCCTGTGCACCTACCGAGCCTTCACCACCACCCAGCAGGTCCTGGACCTGCTGTTCAAAAG CAGGTACGGTAGACGTGACGCCCTCACGGCCTCCTCTAGATACGGATGCATCCTCCCTTACTCTGATGAGGACGATGGACCCCAGGACCAGTTAAAAAA GGCCATCTCCTCCattctgggcacctggctggacCAGTACTCGGAGGACTTCTGTCAGCCCCCAGATTTTCCCTGCCTCAAGCAGCTGGTGGCCTATGTGCAGCTCAACATGCCCGGTTCCGACCTGGAGCGCCGTGCCCACCTTCTGCTGGCCCAGCTGGAGCTCGCAGAGCCCACGGAGGCTGAGCCCGAGGGTGAGAAGACCGGAG CTTTGTCACCTGCTCCAGCTCCAGCACCAGTTCTAAAAACAGCTCCAGAACTAGAGCCAGCTTTAGCAGCAACTCTCCTGCCCACTCCAGAGCCAGACGCGGCTCCAGAACCAGCTCCAGAGCCAGACGCGGCTCCAGAACCAGCTCCAGAGCCAGATGCGGCTCCAGAACCAGCTCCAGAACCAGCTCCAGAGCCAGACGCGGCTCCAGAACCAGCTCCAGCACCTGAGCCTCCCTGGCCTTCACCTGTGGCTGCAGAAAATGACCTGAATGAGAAGCCTCACCTCTTGGCCTTCCCTCCCGACCTGGTGGCAGAGCAGTTTACCCTGATGGATGCG GAGCTGTTCAAGAAGGTGGTGCCCTACCACTGCCTGGGCTGCATCTGGTCCCAGCGGGACAAGAAGGGCAAGGAGCACCTGGCTCCCACCGTCCGTGCCACCGTCACCCAGTTCAACAGCGTGGCCAACTGCGTCATCACCACCTGCCTGGGGGACCGGAGTGTGACGGCCCGGGACAGGGCCAGGGTGGTGGAGCACTGGATCGAGGTGGCCAGG GAGTGCCGCGTCCTCAAGAACTTCTCGTCACTCTACGCTATCCTGTCAGCCCTGCAGAGTAACTCCATTCACCGGCTGAAGAAGACGTGGGAGGAAGTTTCCAG GGACAGCTTCCGAATCTTTCAGAAGCTGTCGGAGATCTTCTCAGATGAGAACAACTattcgctgagcagagagctgctCATCAAG GAGGGGACTTCCAAGTTTGCCACCCTGGAGATGAACCCCAAGAGAGCTCAGAAGCGGCCAAAGGAGACG GGTGTCATCCAGGGCACCGTTCCCTACCTGGGCACGTTCCTCACAGACCTGGTGATGCTGGACACTGCCATGAAAGACTATCTGTAT GGGAGACTGATCAACTTcgagaagaggaggaag GAATTCGAAGTGATCGCCCAGATCAAGCTGCTCCAGTCAGCATGCAACAATTACAGCATCGCACCCGAGGAGCACTTTGGGGCCTGGTTCCGGGCCATGGAGCGGCTCAGTGAGACGGAGAG CTACAACCTATCGTGCGAGCTGGAGCCCCCCTCCGAGTCGGCCAGCAACACCCTCAAGGCCAAGAAGAACACGGCCATTGTCAAGCGCTGGAGCGA CCGCCAGGTCCCCAGCACGGAGCTCAGTACAAGCGGCAGCTCCCACTCCAAGTCCTGTGACCAGCTCAGGTGCGGCCCCTACCTCAGCAGCGGGGACATCGCCGACGCCCTCAGTGTCCACTCAGCCGGCTCGTCCAGCTCTGACGTGGAGGAGATCAACATGAGCTTTGTCCCAGAGTCCCCCGACGGTCAGGAAAAAAAG TTCTGGGAGTCGACCTCCCAGTCGTCCCCGGAGACCTCCGGCATCAGCTCGGCCTCCAGCagcacctcctcctcctcagcctccacCACGCCCGTGGCCGCCACACGCACCCACAAGCGCTCCGTCTCTGGGGTCTGCAGCTACAGCTGCTCGCGGCCGCTGTACAACCAGCAGGTGGGCGACCGCTGCATCGTCCGCGTCAGCCTGGACGTGGACAACGGCAACATGTACAAGAGCATCCTG gaggcGCAGGGAAGCCGGTGA